One segment of Enterobacter ludwigii DNA contains the following:
- the flgB gene encoding flagellar basal body rod protein FlgB encodes MRSRNSIVMNKLDDAFRFQQQALGLLSRRQDILASNIANADTPGYQARDIDFTGQLKQAMENNSMAKSPVSLSLTSQRHIEAKAKPFDDSQLLYRVPDQPSADGNTVDMDRERVNFADNAMKYQSSLTFLGADIKKMMTVLSQG; translated from the coding sequence ATGCGAAGCAGGAACTCTATCGTTATGAATAAACTCGATGACGCCTTTCGCTTTCAGCAGCAGGCATTAGGTTTGCTGTCGCGCCGTCAGGATATTCTGGCGTCGAATATTGCAAATGCGGATACGCCAGGCTATCAGGCGCGAGATATCGATTTTACCGGGCAGTTAAAACAGGCCATGGAAAATAATTCGATGGCCAAATCACCGGTCTCACTTTCGTTGACGTCTCAGCGGCATATTGAAGCGAAAGCAAAGCCTTTTGATGACAGTCAACTGCTTTATCGCGTGCCGGATCAGCCGAGCGCCGATGGTAATACCGTGGATATGGATCGTGAGCGTGTGAATTTCGCGGATAACGCCATGAAATACCAGTCGAGCCTGACCTTCCTGGGCGCGGATATTAAGAAAATGATGACAGTATTAAGTCAGGGGTAA
- the flgA gene encoding flagellar basal body P-ring formation chaperone FlgA — MKLRLFSPTVAVLLCSASALASVPSTQTAKQRLLLKLDALIQQPESGPDIVRTVSLLATPAQLEAVCDNPELSLVGRDSRLTGKRTVLAQCGPRRHFLPVRLSAQGTWWIASQSLPGGAIVQRSDIEPVTGNLDHQPAGLIFNPDEIVGQRLTRAVVAGKPLLESQLRQQWRLRAGQTVDLVTTGSGFRIRSQGKALNNAAVDETLKVKTAGGRTVSGKVDSSGQVIIISQQ, encoded by the coding sequence ATGAAGTTGCGATTATTCAGCCCGACAGTAGCCGTTTTACTGTGTTCGGCCTCCGCCCTCGCCAGCGTTCCGTCAACCCAAACGGCAAAACAGCGCCTGTTGCTCAAGCTAGATGCCTTGATTCAGCAACCCGAATCGGGGCCTGATATCGTCCGCACGGTTTCGCTGCTCGCCACCCCCGCGCAGCTGGAGGCCGTCTGCGATAACCCGGAACTGAGCCTGGTCGGGCGTGACAGTCGCCTTACCGGCAAACGCACCGTGCTGGCGCAGTGTGGGCCTCGTCGCCACTTCCTTCCCGTGCGCCTCAGTGCTCAGGGCACATGGTGGATTGCCAGTCAGAGTCTGCCAGGCGGGGCCATTGTTCAGCGCAGCGATATTGAGCCCGTCACTGGCAATCTTGACCACCAGCCCGCCGGCCTGATCTTCAATCCCGATGAGATCGTGGGCCAGCGCCTGACGCGCGCTGTTGTCGCCGGCAAACCGCTGCTGGAAAGCCAGCTCCGACAGCAATGGCGGCTGCGCGCCGGGCAAACGGTAGACCTGGTCACCACCGGCTCCGGCTTTCGTATTCGCAGCCAGGGAAAGGCGTTAAACAACGCGGCGGTGGATGAGACGCTGAAAGTGAAAACAGCTGGCGGGCGCACCGTGAGCGGAAAAGTCGATTCGTCAGGACAGGTCATCATTATTTCACAACAATAA
- the flgM gene encoding flagellar biosynthesis anti-sigma factor FlgM, whose amino-acid sequence MSISSSQNTAPITKIAPTQDLRARIHPQDGDVSANVTQPRQDDKTDVTLTTLTKKIQNDDSRDIDYARVEAIRTALATGSLRIEPEKIAQAMVQDIFQF is encoded by the coding sequence ATGAGCATCTCCAGCAGCCAGAACACTGCGCCGATTACGAAAATCGCGCCCACTCAGGATTTGCGCGCGCGCATTCACCCTCAGGACGGCGACGTGTCAGCTAACGTGACGCAGCCGCGTCAGGATGACAAAACCGACGTCACCCTGACCACACTGACGAAAAAGATCCAGAACGATGACAGCCGCGATATTGACTACGCGCGCGTCGAGGCGATCCGCACCGCGCTGGCGACAGGGTCGCTGCGCATAGAGCCTGAGAAAATTGCGCAGGCCATGGTGCAGGATATCTTTCAGTTTTAA
- a CDS encoding flagella synthesis protein FlgN, protein MDKLYPILTQMKTSLDELEAIMIEEVNQLNRAQINPVSLQVLADNKNQLLTTIQYYDDMRRQQEQHSATQAPYPGHGKLFSSWQQVNEKVRNTKALNQQVESLLQSHMKKNQHIQKAIDHVGRSSSLYGPAGESSQVSGGHKYNISI, encoded by the coding sequence ATGGACAAGCTTTATCCCATTCTCACGCAAATGAAAACGTCTCTGGATGAACTGGAGGCGATCATGATTGAAGAGGTCAATCAGCTCAACCGTGCGCAGATAAACCCGGTTTCTCTGCAGGTGCTGGCAGATAATAAAAATCAGCTTCTGACGACCATTCAATATTATGACGACATGCGCCGCCAGCAGGAGCAGCACAGTGCCACGCAGGCCCCCTACCCTGGCCACGGAAAACTGTTCTCGAGCTGGCAGCAGGTCAATGAAAAAGTGCGCAACACGAAAGCGCTCAATCAACAGGTGGAATCGCTGCTGCAGAGTCATATGAAGAAAAACCAGCACATTCAAAAAGCGATTGACCACGTAGGGCGCAGCAGTTCGCTTTACGGCCCGGCGGGGGAATCCAGCCAGGTTTCTGGCGGCCACAAATACAACATAAGCATCTGA
- a CDS encoding flagellar protein FliT, with protein MDNAVLSLIEQMLVSNATLLRQAEDGEWDAFVEESAAYSIGMRTLCEIDLTQLAQHNKQQVVGQLGQLLDVDARLSRAIQDRLSTLGTELSTMRKSSASAKAYTAV; from the coding sequence ATGGATAACGCAGTACTGTCACTTATTGAGCAGATGCTGGTGAGCAATGCGACGCTCCTGCGACAGGCCGAAGACGGTGAGTGGGACGCATTTGTAGAGGAGTCGGCGGCCTATTCCATCGGCATGAGAACGCTGTGTGAAATCGATTTGACCCAGCTGGCACAACACAATAAACAGCAGGTGGTGGGGCAGCTGGGGCAGTTGCTGGATGTCGATGCACGCCTCTCGCGTGCCATTCAGGACCGCCTCTCCACGCTTGGCACCGAACTGTCCACCATGCGTAAATCCAGCGCCTCGGCGAAAGCGTATACCGCGGTTTAA
- the fliS gene encoding flagellar export chaperone FliS, whose translation MYTNNGYNAYTAVSLDSQIAGATPHQLIVLLYDGAINAMRRAEIYFQSGNIARRGEMISRAINIIDNGLRAGLDHEKGGQIAAELESLYEYISRTLLEANLNKSGENLPHLISLMTEMQETWQAINPENKQVKHG comes from the coding sequence ATGTACACCAATAATGGCTATAACGCCTATACCGCTGTCTCGCTGGACAGCCAGATTGCGGGCGCCACACCGCATCAACTGATTGTCTTGCTGTATGACGGTGCCATCAACGCCATGCGCCGGGCGGAAATCTACTTTCAGTCCGGCAATATTGCTCGCCGTGGGGAGATGATCTCCCGCGCGATTAACATTATCGACAACGGCCTGCGTGCCGGGCTGGACCACGAAAAGGGCGGGCAGATTGCCGCCGAGCTGGAGAGCCTGTACGAATATATTTCGCGCACGCTGCTGGAGGCGAATCTCAACAAATCCGGTGAAAATCTGCCGCATCTGATTTCGCTGATGACGGAGATGCAGGAAACCTGGCAGGCCATCAACCCGGAAAACAAGCAGGTGAAACATGGATAA
- the fliD gene encoding flagellar filament capping protein FliD yields MASTNFLGVGSNLPFDQWLAVEREGISQKLNPYLQKQSTFQGQISAWGSISSALSTMKDNLGKLEDEGFNGVSVSDNKTFKATAGSGAIPNSYSVAVKQLAKAHQLAVENDTRDKPMGKASAKVTITLNEGEKPLEVDLAQDETSLDQIAKKINEQKGDVVAEVITLEDGKHKLVLTSKKTGEAGDMTINVTSTDIDFKKKLEGADVETESQNAELVLNGKLVTRSSNTINDMITGVTLELREVSELKDPGLPADDPQSYKTESLTITEDTSKVKTLIEEFVKNYNSYLSTVASATKYTAPDRDSQSTAPATTNGALFSDGSLRRLTSQLKATVGGNYPDADAVIQSLGSIGITVKFDGKIGDERGGNLGELSIDTKKLDAALKDNPKAVEALFLGKDGKEGIKDRMEGIFDTYLGDKDAITKKEGVIETALESLREQDKRIGKQITAMERRIEEAMARKEKEFQRLDKVISDMNNMSSQLQGSLAGLI; encoded by the coding sequence ATGGCATCAACCAATTTCTTAGGCGTTGGTTCTAACCTGCCGTTCGACCAGTGGCTGGCGGTGGAGCGTGAGGGTATTAGCCAAAAGCTGAACCCCTATTTGCAAAAGCAAAGCACCTTTCAGGGGCAGATTTCCGCCTGGGGGTCTATCTCCAGCGCGTTGAGTACGATGAAGGACAATCTCGGCAAGCTTGAGGACGAAGGGTTCAACGGCGTCAGCGTCAGCGACAATAAAACCTTTAAGGCCACGGCAGGCAGCGGGGCGATCCCTAACAGCTATTCTGTTGCCGTAAAACAGCTGGCGAAAGCGCATCAGTTGGCGGTTGAGAATGACACGCGTGATAAACCGATGGGTAAGGCGAGTGCGAAGGTGACAATCACCCTGAACGAGGGTGAAAAACCGCTGGAGGTGGATTTAGCGCAGGATGAAACCTCTCTCGACCAGATTGCAAAAAAAATTAATGAGCAGAAAGGTGATGTGGTTGCGGAAGTAATCACCCTCGAGGACGGGAAGCATAAGCTGGTGCTGACCTCGAAAAAAACCGGTGAGGCCGGTGATATGACTATCAACGTGACGAGCACTGATATTGATTTTAAGAAGAAGCTCGAAGGTGCGGACGTTGAAACCGAATCGCAGAATGCCGAACTTGTTCTGAACGGAAAACTCGTTACCCGCAGTTCAAACACCATCAACGATATGATCACCGGTGTGACGCTGGAACTACGAGAAGTCTCCGAATTGAAGGACCCTGGACTCCCCGCAGACGACCCGCAGAGCTACAAAACCGAATCTCTCACCATCACCGAAGACACCTCAAAAGTGAAAACGCTGATTGAGGAGTTCGTAAAGAATTACAACAGCTACCTCAGCACCGTCGCCAGTGCCACCAAATATACCGCCCCGGATCGCGACAGCCAGTCAACGGCTCCCGCAACTACCAACGGCGCGCTCTTCAGCGATGGCTCGCTTCGCCGCCTCACCAGCCAGCTTAAAGCGACCGTGGGGGGGAACTATCCCGATGCCGATGCCGTTATACAGTCGCTCGGCAGTATCGGTATTACCGTGAAGTTTGATGGCAAGATTGGCGACGAGCGTGGCGGGAATCTGGGGGAGTTGTCGATTGATACCAAAAAGCTGGATGCGGCGCTGAAAGACAACCCTAAAGCGGTGGAAGCGCTGTTCCTGGGCAAAGACGGAAAAGAGGGTATCAAAGATCGCATGGAGGGTATTTTTGATACCTACCTCGGGGATAAAGACGCCATCACCAAAAAAGAGGGCGTGATCGAAACCGCCCTTGAGTCGCTGCGAGAGCAGGATAAACGTATCGGCAAACAAATCACGGCTATGGAACGGCGTATTGAAGAGGCTATGGCGCGCAAGGAAAAAGAGTTTCAGCGTCTCGACAAGGTGATAAGCGATATGAACAACATGAGCAGTCAGCTACAGGGTTCGCTGGCAGGGTTGATTTAA